A region of the Mangifera indica cultivar Alphonso chromosome 10, CATAS_Mindica_2.1, whole genome shotgun sequence genome:
CAAAAATGGCTGGTGCAGATGTTGGGATTCGATTTCGACATTGTGTACAAGCCCGGGTGTGAGAACAAGGCTGCTAATGCCCTGTCTAGGAAACCACGACAAGAAGGGGAGTTGAAAGCCATTACTATCACTACTGTAGCTACCGTAGAGGAGATACAGGAAGAGAtaatgaaagatgaaaaattgagagGAATCATACAAGATTTGACCAGTGAGACAGCCGCACACGCTGGTTATGAGCTGAAGAGAGGGAACTTGTTGTACAGAAGACGCATGGTGTTGCCCAAAAATTCCAGGTTGGTTCAACTATTCATGAATGAATTTCAGTCTACTCCCTTCGGCGGTCACTTTGGCTTCTTCCACacttataaaaaaatctcaGCAATTTTCTATTGGGAGGGGATGAAGGGTGATGTTAAGAGGTTTGTGGCAAAGTGCGAAGCGTGTCAGCTGGCCAAATACGGAGCGACATCACCGGTGAGGCTCCTGCAGCCTCTCCCtgttcttttaaaaatttggaaagatTTGTTGATGGATTTTGTTGTGGGGCTACCGAAAGCTAAGGGGTACGATACAATATTGGTGGTAGTGGACCGTTTGACTAAATACGGGCATTTCCTCGCTATTCATCATCCCTACAGGGTCAAAGACATTGCTGGAATTTTCATTAGAGAAATCATGAGACTTAATGGCTTTCCACCGACCATTATTTCGGATAGAGACCGCGTCTTCATGAGTGCATTCTGGTCGGAGCTCTTTAGGGCATTCGAAACAGTTCTCAAATTCAACTCGGCTTACTATCCTCAGACCGACGGGCAAACGAAGGTTGTGAATCGGAGTTTGGAGACATATCTTAGGAGTTTTTGCTTCGAACAGCAGCATACTTGGCCAAGCTGGCTGTCTTGGGCAGAATATTGGTTTAACACTACGTTTAATTCGTCAACAAGGATGACGCCGTTTAAGGACCCTCCAAAGTCGAGGGAGTTGATATCATGATTAAGCagtgaaatgaaattttggatAGGCTGAAATCGAATCTTCACAGGGCCCAACAGAGAATGAAAATGTTAGTTGATCGAAACAGGCGTGAGGTAGAATTGGCAGTAGGTGATCAGGCGTATTTGAAGCTACAACCCTATAGACTTCGATCACTAGCATCGTGGCCTAACGAGAAGCTGAGTCCATACTATTATAGGCCTTTTGAGGTAGAGGAGAAAATTGGACAGGTTGCATATAGACTCAAACTTCCAGAGACAACTAGAATCCATCAAGTTTTCCATATTTCTCAGCTGAAGAAAAGGATAGGTCCTTTAATAACCAGCATACCTTTTCCGAACTGCTTGAACGAGGCAACTGAATTAGTAGCACAGCCTGAAGAGGTCTTGGATTTTCGTTATTCGCAGCAGTGAGATCTAGAGCTGCTCATTAAATGGAACGGTTTACATGATCATGAGAATTCCTaggaattgtataaaaaattagttcatGCTTTTCCTCATCTGTACCTTGAGGGCAAGGTGCCTCTGGATGGGAGGGGCAATGTTAGGTCTCGAGTTtatgtgaagaagaagaagaaagaaggaggGAAGGCAAGAAGAAAGGCACGCGCAGAGGAAGGCACTGGGAAACAAATCATGGTGGCTGATGGCAGCACTCCAGAAGCAAAAAAAGCAGCAGACAAGTAGCAAAAGTTTTGGGACAtgctggaaaagaaaaaaattgtgaagATGTTGGAAGCTGAGCTAGCATGCCAGGATTGGAGAAACAGTTGTGAGGAAATTAGAAATAGGGACCTGGAGAAGGAAATGAAGGGaatttgagaaagaagaagaaaggaagtgGGGAGAGCTCCAGCCTCTTGAAAGCTAGTTGGCATTGAAATTTCTGGGATCCATTGGGTCATTGAAATCAGTAAGGGTTTTAGCTTGAGTGCCTTGTGCAAGTTTTGGTTGTGTTGTTGTTGCATTTCTTTTGTTTACTGGTTATCGTTTGTGGGTTTCAGTTATTTTGTTTTGTGAGGAAATTATTTGTTTGAGTCCATGGAGTGCGTTGCGTGATTTTGTAACCCCAGAACAGGGGAAGAGAACACTGAATTTCTCTGTttcttaatgaatttattacaATCGGAAAATCAAATTGCATTCTGTTTTCAGCAATTATTTACTGTTACATTGGAAGCAAACAAATAACAGTCCCCAAGAAAGTCCTGCTTCTCTGGAAACCGCAAACCGCATACGTGATTGAGGCTGAAGACGGTCAGTGCCGCCCGCAAATCTCCAGGTTCCTAACAGTAAGATGTCGCCATTTATCTCTAGATTGTGGTGAAGTAAAAGCACCATGGAAATTTCCAGTTGTGTTATATAGTGGaaataatataagaactttGCTTTTATTTTGTAGACAAAATTGGGGTTTTAACTTGGATCATggtgatgaaattttaactaGTTATGCATACTTACGAGCATTGGATTTTGGAgggttaaaatttcataaactgCTGAGTTCAATGGGGAACTTTTCAGTTTAATTGGTGAATTAAAGCATTTGCGATATCTCGATTTTTCTGgtgtaaatattaaaatactttcTGATTCATTGTCAAGACGAGTAAATCTGGAAACATTAGATCTGTCTTACTGTAATGAGCTTATGGAACTACCaagagatattaaaaaaatggtgaACCTTAGACATCTTATAAACAAAAAGTGTGATTCTTTAACTGGAATGCCATATGGACTGGGGCATTTAACTAATCTTAGACTTTACCACTATTTATGGTAAGCAAACagtccaaaagaaaaaaattatcatagtgGGACAGAGCAATTACATGGGCTGTGTTTGTGATGTGCCTCAGTAGCTGTTGACGTGgcagattttgattttgaataagtCAAGGCTGCACATATTTATTTCTGTTAATTTGTTCTATTTTTCTGGTGTTTGTTAATAGCAGCAGCAGCAAGTTAGGAGTATCATTGACTTAATGTGCTGCATATTTTTagttcttttctatttttagttGATCTATTTAAGCAATGtaatcatttcaataaaatacaGCTTAGCAGCCTATTTTGTTCTCCGTAACTTCTATTTTCTGCAGAATAAACTTctgcaattttaattaaacaaaccaacaaattggtatcagagctttctTCTTACGGGACTTGTGAGTATTTCCAAGTGCTTCCCATTAAAAGACCTAACCAACTTTCCAGCAAGTCTATCAAACAATGAATTCAGACTTACCATTTACAGCAGTTGCACCACCTGTATTTgatggggaaaattattagGTTTGGGCAGTTAGAATGAAGGCCtacttggatgcaagtaatctTTGGGAGGCTATTGAAGAGGATTACGAGATTCCTCCATTACcaaacaatccaacacttgctCAAATCAAGCTTCACAAAGAAAGAAGGCAATGGAAGTCAAAGGCAAAATCATGCTTGTTTTCCGCTGTCTCACCAACAATCTTTACCAAGATTATGACCCTAAAAACAGCCAAAGAAATTTGGGACTTCCTCAAGAAAGAGTATGAAGGCAATGAGAAAGTCAAAGGGATGCGAGTGATGAATTAGATTAGGGAATTTGAGATGCAGAGGATGAAAGAGTCAGAAACAATCAAGGAGTATGCTAACAGGCTCCTCAGCATTGTTAATCGGGTAAGATTGTTGAATTCTGATATGCCTGACAGTAGGATTGTACAAAAAATCCTTGTTACAGTGCCTGAAAAATTTGAGGCAATAATTACCTCATTGGAAAACTCTAAAGATCTGTCAAGTATTACTTTGGCAGAATTATTAAATGCATTACAGGCACAAGAACAAAGAAGACTCATGAGACAAGAAGGCGAAATTGAAGGTGCCCTTCAAGCTAAGCtccaaaacaaaggaaaaataaagaaaggaaaaaagaagatTGTTGATGCAAATGAGGCTGCTGTTAATGACAATAACAGTAGCAGTggcaacaagaagaaaaattaccCTCCTTGTCATCACTGTGGCAAGAAAGGGCATCCTCCTTTCAAATGTTAGAGAAGGTCAGATGTGAAGTGCAGTAAATGCAACAAAATGGGACATCATGAGAAAATCTGCAAGAGCAATTCTTATCAGCAAAATGAAGCTCAAGTTGCAGACCAACAGGAGGAGGATGAGCAATTATTTGTAGCCACATGTTTTGCTAGTTGTAGCTCAAGTGAAAATTGGCTCATTGACAGTGGGTGTACCAACCACATGACCTATGATCAGCAACTTTTTAAGGAGCTTGATAGATCTGAAGTGTCAAGAGTTAAAATTAGCAATGGTGAGCAAATTACAGTCAAAGGAAAGGGAACAATAGCCATTAAAACTTGCACAGGTACAAAGATGATTTCTGATGTTTTATTTGTTCCTgatattgatcaaaatttgcTAAGTGTTGGACAGTTGCTTGAGAAGGGtttcaaagtaatttttgaAGATAGATATTGTTTGATCAAAGATTCAAGTGACCAGGTGATGTTTAGAATCAAAATGAGAGGCAAGTGTTTTTCTCTTGACCCAATGGAGGATGAACAGGCAGCCTATCCTATTTCAGTAAGTAGTACAAAAACCTGGCACAAGAGGTTAGGCCATTTTCATCATGCTGCAGTGTTATATATGCAAAGGAAAGAGCTAGTTCGAGGTTTACCTCATCTGGAGACTGAACTACCAAGTTGTACGGCTTGTCAATATGGCAAGCAAACTAGACTTTCCTTCAAACAGTCAGCCTGGAGAGCAATTAAAAAGCTGCAACTGATCCACACAGATCTAGCTGGACCTCAGAGGACTCCTTCACTCAAAGGGAgtaaatattacattatttttatagaCGATTTCACCAGAATGTGCTGGATTTATTTCCTTAGGTTCAAATCAGAGGTTGTTGGTGTGTTTTGGAGGTTCAAAGCATGGATTGAGAACCAAAGTGGTTGTAGAATTCAAGTCTTGAGATCAGATAATGGCAAAGAATACACATCGGAACAATTCAATATG
Encoded here:
- the LOC123226725 gene encoding uncharacterized protein LOC123226725, with the translated sequence MQRMKESETIKEYANRLLSIVNRVRLLNSDMPDSRIVQKILVTVPEKFEAIITSLENSKDLSSITLAELLNALQAQEQRRLMRQEGEIEGALQAKLQNKGKIKKGKKKIVDANEAAVNDNNSSSGNKKKNYPPCHHCGKKGHPPFKC